A portion of the Streptomyces erythrochromogenes genome contains these proteins:
- a CDS encoding deoxynucleoside kinase, with the protein MAVICVGGMIGIGKTSVAELLAKELGSDVFYESVDDNPILPLFYTASPEEIQARRYPFLLQLYFLQTRFASIKEAYKQGDNVLDRSIYEDWYFAKVNHDLGRISSLEMQVYEGLLGEMMREIDGLPYRKAPDLMVYLKADFETVLHRIGLRGRDFEQDESLIEYYRTLWSGYDDWVNLHYSASEVLVVDMNHTDVVHNPDDAARVVQEVKVALAAVRANAATGL; encoded by the coding sequence ATGGCAGTGATCTGCGTCGGAGGCATGATCGGGATCGGCAAGACGAGTGTGGCCGAACTGCTCGCCAAGGAACTGGGCAGCGACGTCTTCTACGAGAGCGTCGACGACAATCCGATCCTTCCGCTCTTCTACACGGCGAGCCCCGAGGAGATCCAGGCGAGGCGCTACCCCTTCCTGCTCCAGCTCTACTTCCTGCAGACCCGGTTCGCCTCGATCAAGGAGGCGTACAAGCAGGGCGACAACGTCCTGGACCGGTCCATCTACGAGGACTGGTACTTCGCCAAGGTCAACCACGACCTGGGCCGGATCAGCTCCCTCGAGATGCAGGTGTACGAGGGCCTGCTGGGCGAGATGATGCGCGAGATCGACGGCCTGCCGTACCGCAAGGCCCCCGACCTCATGGTCTACCTCAAGGCGGACTTCGAGACGGTGCTGCACCGGATCGGCCTGCGGGGCCGCGACTTCGAGCAGGACGAGAGCCTCATCGAGTACTACCGCACCCTGTGGTCGGGCTACGACGACTGGGTGAACCTGCACTACTCGGCCAGCGAGGTCCTCGTCGTCGACATGAACCACACGGATGTCGTGCACAACCCCGACGACGCGGCCCGCGTGGTCCAGGAGGTCAAGGTCGCCCTGGCCGCGGTCAGGGCGAACGCCGCGACCGGCCTCTGA
- a CDS encoding barstar family protein, whose amino-acid sequence MPPTPTLTDRRSPWVVFTSPTDPWLASETAALVQRNGLVLRLDGREMRDAASVFRTFARELSFLGYFGHNWDALVDCLHDWHGSGHGDQDLAILIDHADDLLMSDFLGLFVSVLAQAAWNSNLRLDADGELDEWRRPMAQHFVFLLDHTAPVAFAEAAARGMDVAVALSDGRLLVTLTDVDWPGGDPASAPWTAGPLSFADEEILSGMNVQAITLFREHLGCSIHEALAILQSRSDHLRRGVPAGRGVGGRAGAGPGGP is encoded by the coding sequence ATGCCGCCGACGCCCACCCTGACCGATCGACGCTCCCCCTGGGTCGTGTTCACTTCCCCGACCGACCCGTGGCTGGCGTCGGAAACGGCCGCGCTCGTGCAGCGCAACGGGCTGGTCCTGCGGCTGGACGGCCGGGAGATGCGGGATGCGGCGTCCGTCTTCCGCACGTTCGCCCGGGAGTTGTCGTTCCTCGGCTACTTCGGCCACAACTGGGACGCGCTCGTGGACTGCCTCCACGACTGGCACGGCTCCGGGCACGGCGATCAGGACCTCGCGATCCTGATCGACCACGCGGACGACCTGCTGATGTCGGACTTCCTCGGGCTGTTCGTGTCGGTCCTGGCCCAGGCTGCCTGGAACTCCAACCTCCGCCTGGACGCCGACGGCGAGCTCGACGAGTGGCGTCGGCCTATGGCCCAGCACTTCGTCTTCCTCCTGGACCACACCGCTCCCGTCGCCTTCGCGGAAGCGGCGGCCCGCGGCATGGACGTGGCGGTGGCGCTCTCGGACGGCCGCCTGCTCGTCACCCTGACCGACGTCGACTGGCCCGGTGGAGATCCCGCGTCCGCGCCCTGGACGGCCGGCCCGCTCTCCTTCGCGGATGAGGAGATCCTCAGCGGCATGAACGTCCAGGCCATCACGCTGTTCCGCGAGCACCTCGGCTGCTCGATCCACGAGGCCCTGGCCATCCTCCAGTCCCGCTCCGACCACCTGCGCCGAGGAGTTCCGGCTGGGCGAGGTGTCGGTGGCCGCGCCGGTGCGGGGCCCGGCGGGCCCTGA
- the eif5A gene encoding translation initiation factor IF-5A, translating into MSDVDLDFEPPAEASGSDTFPMRAGTLRRNGHVLMDGFPCRLTDVSISKSGQRGQTEVNLTGIDIFTGERHEDMHPCAHDVQVPVVVLTEYVLTGIDDGYLSLVGESTGEARDGIALPEGTLGRDIESDFAAGRGVRVAVTRAMGREAVTGHRAE; encoded by the coding sequence ATGAGCGACGTGGACCTCGACTTCGAACCGCCTGCGGAAGCCAGTGGGAGCGACACGTTCCCGATGCGGGCGGGGACCCTGCGCAGGAACGGCCATGTGCTCATGGACGGCTTTCCCTGCAGGCTCACCGACGTCTCGATCTCGAAGTCGGGTCAGCGCGGCCAGACCGAGGTGAACCTCACGGGGATCGACATCTTCACCGGCGAGAGGCACGAGGACATGCACCCCTGCGCCCACGACGTGCAGGTACCGGTGGTCGTCCTCACCGAGTACGTGCTGACCGGCATCGACGACGGGTACCTCTCGCTCGTGGGCGAGTCCACGGGCGAGGCCAGGGACGGCATCGCGCTGCCGGAGGGCACGCTCGGCCGGGACATCGAGAGCGACTTCGCCGCCGGCAGGGGCGTCCGCGTCGCCGTGACCCGCGCCATGGGCCGGGAAGCCGTCACCGGCCACCGCGCGGAGTAG